A genomic window from Salvia splendens isolate huo1 chromosome 11, SspV2, whole genome shotgun sequence includes:
- the LOC121754290 gene encoding zinc finger protein CONSTANS-LIKE 4-like produces MKMKKSCELCKQTARIHCESDQASLCWDCDGKVHSANFLVARHSRNLLCRVCQSPTPWSAAGSKLEATYSACRRCAKGGADGDREAAEEMAETPWSPPPESSLSGGDGGEAAVTRKRGRLENDRPVIIDDLNICAVAATEAADSVWRGISMSQPKLQRVGGGEFEARVSEMESLTEEAVRRFRPEEEAASDEMPDYRAVDLNLTLGLFNG; encoded by the exons ATGAAAATGAAGAAATCGTGTGAGTTGTGTAAACAAACGGCGCGGATTCACTGTGAGTCGGACCAGGCTAGCTTATGCTGGGACTGCGACGGAAAAGTTCACTCCGCCAACTTTCTGGTGGCGCGGCATTCGAGAAACCTCCTCTGCCGCGTCTGCCAGTCTCCCACGCCGTGGTCCGCCGCCGGCTCCAAGCTCGAGGCCACCTACTCCGCCTGCCGCAGGTGCGCCAAGGGAGGAGCCGACGGAGACCGCGAGGCGGCGGAGGAAATGGCGGAGACGCCGTGGTCGCCGCCGCCGGAGAGCTCCCTcagcggcggcgacggcggggAAGCGGCGGTGACGAGGAAACGCGGCAGGCTCGAGAATGATCGTCCTGTTATTATT GATGATTTAAATATATGTGCGgtggcggcgacggaggcggcggatTCTGTATGGAGAGGAATATCGATGAGTCAGCCGAAGTTACAGCGAGTGGGTGGCGGTGAGTTTGAAGCTAGGGTGTCGGAGATGGAATCTCTGACTGAGGAGGCGGTGAGGAGATTCCGGCCGGAAGAAGAGGCTGCCAGCGACGAAATGCCGGACTATCGTGCCGTTGATCTGAATCTGACGTTGGGGCTTTTCAACGGTTGA
- the LOC121756262 gene encoding T-complex protein 1 subunit zeta 1-like encodes MSLKVLNPNAEVLNKSHALHMNINAAKGLQDVLKSNLGPKGTIKMLVGGAGDIKLTKDGNTLLKEMQIQSPTAIMIARTAVAQDETSGDGTTSTVIFIGELMKQSERYIDEGMHPRVLVDGFEIAKRATLQFLEKFKTPVVMGAEPDEEILKMVARTALRTKLYESLADQLTDIVVNAVLCIRKPEEPIDLFMVEIMHMRHKFDVDTRLVEGLVLDHGSRHPDMKRRAENCYILTCNVSLEYEKSEVNAGFFYSSAEQREAMVAAERRSVDERVQKIIDLKNKVCADNDSNFAVINQKGIDPPSLDLLARAGIIALRRAKRRNMERLVLACGGEAVNSVDDLTPECLGWAGLVNEHVLGEEKYTFVENVKNPHSCTILIKGPNDHTIAQIKDAVRDGLRAVKNTIEDEAVVLGAGAFEVAARQYLVNEVKKTVKGRAQLGVEAFADALLVVPKILAENSGLDTQDVIIELTGEHHKGNVVGLNLLTGEPIDPQMEGIFDNYSVKRQLINSGPVIASQLLLVDEVIRAGRNMRKPS; translated from the exons ATGTCGCTGAAGGTGTTGAATCCGAACGCGGAGGTGCTGAACAAGTCTCATGCTCTTCACATGAACATCAATGCCGCAAAAGGCCTCCAGGATGTGCTCAAAAGCAATCTCGGCCCTAAAGGAACTATAAAAAT GCTTGTTGGTGGAGCGGGAGATATTAAGCTCACTAAGGATGGAAACACTCTCCTGAAGGAGATG CAAATACAAAGCCCTACAGCCATAATGATTGCTCGGACTGCTGTTGCTCAAGATGAAACCAGTGGAGATGGTACCACTTCTACTGTTATCTTTATCGGCGAGCTCATGAAACAATCAGAGCGGTACATAGACGAAG GAATGCATCCACGTGTGCTAGTTGATGGATTTGAAATAGCTAAAAGAGCAACACTCCAGTTTCTTGAAAAGTTTAAGACTCCTGTAGTCATGGGTGCCGAACCTGATGAAGAGATACTGAAGATGGTGGCAAGAACAGCATTGAGGACGAAG TTGTACGAGTCATTGGCTGACCAACTAACTGATATTGTTGTAAATGCT GTTCTCTGCATCCGCAAGCCTGAAGAGCCTATTGATCTCTTTATGGTTGAGATAATGCATATGCGCCACAAGTTTGATGTAGATACTCGCTTG GTTGAAGGTCTTGTTCTTGACCATGGCTCAAGGCATCCAGATATGAAACGCCGAGCAGAGAATTGTTACATTTTGACTTGTAATGTGTCACTGGAGTATGAAAAAAG TGAAGTAAATGCAGGATTCTTTTACTCAAGCGCAGAACAGAGAGAAGCAATGGTTGCTGCAGAAAGGCGATCTGTTGACGAAAGGGTCCAAAAGATTATTGATTTAAAAAACAAG GTGTGTGCTGACAATGACAGCAATTTCGCTGTCATTAATCAGAAAGGAATTGATCCTCCATCATTGGATCTTCTTGCTCGAGCTGGA ATAATTGCCCTGCGAAGGGCGAAAAGAAGAAACATGGAGAGATTGGTTTTGGCTTGTGGAGGAGAGGCTGTCAATTCAGTCGATGACCTAACCCCTGAGTGCCTTGGTTGGGCTGGCTTGGTCAATGAACATGTACTAGGAGAAGAGAAGTACACGTTCGTGGAAAATGTCAAAAACCCCCACTCCTGTACAATTCTCATTAAAG GGCCAAATGATCATACAATTGCTCAGATTAAGGATGCTGTTCGTGATGGTCTGAGGGCAGTAAAAAATACTATTGAAGACGAAGCTGTTGTGCTG GGCGCAGGGGCATTTGAGGTTGCAGCCAGACAATATCTAGTTAATGAAGTCAAGAAAACCGTTAAAGGA CGTGCTCAACTTGGCGTAGAAGCTTTTGCCGATGCGCTTCTTGTGGTTCCGAAGATACTTGCTGAAAACTCAGGTCTTGACACCCAGGATGTGATTATTGAACTCACG GGAGAACACCATAAGGGTAATGTGGTCGGACTTAATCTTCTCACGGGAGAACCGATCGACCCTCAAATGGAGGGCATCTTTGACAATTACTCTGTCAAGCGCCAGCTTATAAACTCCGG GCCTGTGATTGCGTCGCAGCTGCTACTCGTGGACGAGGTGATTCGTGCCGGTCGTAACATGCGGAAACCAAGCTAG
- the LOC121754928 gene encoding transcription factor MYB10-like — MVKPASFDINGMKSGAWSEEEDNKLRAFIGQFGQTNWRQLPVFAGLKRCGKSCRLRWLNYLRPGIRRGNFTEDETHLIIKLHNVLGNKWSAIAEHFPGRTDNDIKNYWNAHIHKRKGRRNGTCARVTREIKPQNLAQEELSSDSNSSTITNCLNQNTTAISEVAENIGVFESNADSYFNHGSFIEQDYFDGMEEENMMFLLSDYSDVGVASWDLSAAFEQDFNKIFGDYYGK; from the exons ATGGTGAAGCCAGCTTCCTTTGACATAAATGGAATGAAAAGTGGAGCTTGGAGTGAAGAAGAGGACAACAAATTGAGGGCTTTTATCGGCCAGTTCGGCCAGACCAACTGGCGCCAGCTGCCGGTGTTTGCTG ggTTGAAGAGGTGTGGGAAGAGTTGCAGACTGCGTTGGCTGAACTATTTGAGGCCTGGTATCCGACGTGGCAATTTCACTGAAGATGAAACCCATCTCATCATCAAACTGCACAATGTACTCGGAAACAA ATGGTCAGCCATTGCTGAGCACTTTCCCGGGCGAACCGACAACGACATCAAGAACTACTGGAACGCCCACATACACAAACGCAAGGGCCGCCGCAACGGCACCTGCGCCCGTGTAACTAGAGAGATCAAGCCCCAAAATCTGGCCCAGGAAGAGCTATCTTCCGACAGCAACTCTAGTACTATAACAAACTGTCTGAATCAAAACACAACTGCTATTTCTGAGGTTGCGGAAAACATAGGTGTTTTCGAGTCGAATGCAGATTCATATTTCAATCATGGGAGCTTTATCGAGCAAGATTATTTTGATGGGATGGAGGAGGAAAATATGATGTTTTTACTAAGTGATTACTCAGATGTGGGGGTTGCTTCTTGGGATTTGAGTGCTGCATTTGAACAAGACTTCAACAAAATATTTGGTGATTACTATGGAAAGTAG
- the LOC121753898 gene encoding transcription factor MYB114-like translates to MVRPSSIDRNGMKKGAWSEDEDEKLKTYIEKYGHWNWRLLPRYAGLKRCGKSCRLRWVNYLKPGLKRGNFSEEEQQLVVELHAELGNKWSAIAVKLPGRTDNEIKNFWHTHVEKRRNPNRASQITISTPSTIEKSDSSEATSLSTNSSQDDLESLLSSIIEADGALNEGFGSSYGSLWNSESETCSYLGYDPLLQCFDYETGLFW, encoded by the exons atggTGAGGCCATCTTCTATCGACAGAAATGGCATGAAGAAGGGTGCTTGGAGCGAAGACGAGGACGAAAAGTTGAAGACGTACATAGAGAAATACGGCCACTGGAATTGGAGATTGCTCCCTAGATACGCCG GCCTGAAGAGATGTGGGAAGAGTTGCCGATTGCGATGGGTGAATTACTTGAAACCGGGACTCAAGAGGGGAAATTTCAGCGAGGAAGAACAACAACTCGTCGTTGAATTGCACGCGGAGCTCGGAAACAA GTGGTCAGCCATCGCAGTAAAGCTGCCTGGCAGAACAGACAACGAGATCAAGAACTTCTGGCACACACATGTCGAGAAACGGCGCAATCCAAATCGCGCATCCCAGATCACTATAAGCACACCTTCTACCATAGAAAAAAGTGATTCCTCAGAAGCTACTTCTCTCTCCACGAATTCATCGCAAGACGATCTTGAATCGTTGTTGTCCAGTATAATCGAGGCAGATGGTGCTCTAAATGAGGGTTTCGGATCATCCTATGGAAGCTTATGGAATTCGGAGAGTGAGACGTGTAGTTATCTTGGTTATGATCCTCTGCTTCAGTGTTTTGACTACGAGACGGGTCTCTTTTGGTAG
- the LOC121754042 gene encoding putative cyclin-D6-1, with protein MTPTLYKDLTTKNHHSKKKRENISMEFDLENPLPFSTHIFPSLFNTEIRHMPSKTLLSSHNLPIRREIASAILHISRESDPFLSYLAVNYMDRFLSAHSIPNGKPWIFRLVAVSCVSLAMKMRQAELSVSDLADNDGGLIFDSATIERMEMLILGALKWRTRSVNPFSFLNYFVSLFDSGDDERSIQALKNRGAQIIFKSQNDIKLIEFKPSIVSASALLVASHEFFPMQFQPFRDAICSCSYVIKEELLHCYDVMATASGLLTPANVLDFSCSFSEIESIHSAINESHQLSQ; from the exons ATGACACCAACTCTATATAAAGACTTAACAACTAAAAACCAtcactcaaaaaaaaaaagagagaatataTCAATGGAGTTTGATCTCGAAAATCCACTCCCATTTTCAACTCACATTTTCCCTTCACTATTCAATACAGAGATTCGTCACATGCCTTCCAAAACCTTACTCTCAAGCCACAATCTCCCCATCCGCCGCGAAATCGCCTCCGCAATCCTCCACATCTCGCGCGAATCCGATCCTTTCCTCTCCTACCTCGCCGTCAATTACATGGATCGCTTCCTCTCCGCACACTCCATACCG AATGGGAAGCCATGGATCTTCAGATTAGTAGCGGTTTCCTGCGTTTCATTAGCGATGAAAATGAGGCAAGCAGAGCTCTCCGTCTCCGATCTCGCG GATAACGATGGAGGTTTGATCTTCGATTCCGCGACGATCGAGAGAATGGAGATGCTGATCCTCGGAGCTCTGAAATGGCGGACGCGCTCGGTTAATCCTTTCTCGTTCCTCAATTATTTCGTCTCGCTCTTCGATTCCGGCGACGACGAGCGATCGATTCAGGCTTTGAAGAACAGAGGAGCTCAGATCATCTTCAAATCTCAGAACG ataTCAAATTAATCGAGTTCAAGCCGTCGATCGTCTCGGCGTCGGCCCTGCTCGTGGCGTCTCACGAGTTTTTCCCGATGCAGTTTCAACCGTTCAGAGATGCTATCTGCAGCTGCAGTTATGTGATTAAG GAGGAATTGCTGCATTGTTATGATGTGATGGCAACGGCGTCGGGGCTGTTGACGCCGGCGAATGTGCTGGATTTCAGCTGCTCGTTCTCAGAGATAGAGAGCATTCATTCCGCCATTAATGAATCGCATCAGCTTTCTCAGTGA
- the LOC121756416 gene encoding cytochrome b6-f complex iron-sulfur subunit 1, chloroplastic-like — MASSTTLSSSITPSQLCSSKNGMNRCANLAAVKVGKGKGMKVRCMASVPADRVPDMGKRELMNLLLLGAISLPATGMLLPYTYFFVPPGSGGGDGGTPAKDALGNDVVAEEWLKTHGPGDRTLTQGLRGDPTYLVVENDKTLATYGINAVCTHLGCVVPWNKAENKFMCPCHGSQYNNQGKVVRGPAPLSLALAHADIDDGKVIFVPWVETDFRTGEEPWWS, encoded by the exons ATGGCTTCCTCAACCACGCTCTCCTCCTCCATCACCCCTTCTCAG CTCTGCAGCAGCAAGAATGGGATGAACCGTTGCGCAAATTTGGCGGCGGTGAAGGTCGGGAAGGGGAAGGGAATGAAGGTTAGGTGTATGGCGAGCGTGCCGGCCGACCGGGTGCCGGATATGGGGAAGAGAGAGCTCATGAATCTACTGCTTCTCGGCGCCATTTCTCTTCCTGCAACCGGGATGTTGTTGCCCTACACTTACTTCTTTGTTCCACCTGG TTCTGGAGGGGGTGATGGTGGCACTCCGGCAAAGGATGCTTTGGGGAACGACGTCGTTGCAGAGGAATGGCTCAAAACGCACGGACCCGGTGACCGGACCCTCACACAGGGATTGAGG GGTGATCCTACGTACCTCGTTGTGGAGAACGACAAAACGCTTGCAACATACGGTATCAACGCCGTTTGCACCCATCTTGGTTGTGTTGTGCCGTGGAACAAGGCTGAGAACAAGTTCATGTGCCCGTGCCACGGATCACAATACAACAACCAAGGGAAGGTTGTCAGAGGACCTGCTCCCTTG TCTTTGGCTTTGGCTCATGCAGATATTGATGATGGGAAGGTGATTTTTGTTCCATGGGTGGAGACTGATTTTAGAACTGGAGAGGAACCATGGTGGTCTTAG